Proteins found in one Thalassomonas actiniarum genomic segment:
- the tssA gene encoding type VI secretion system protein TssA has translation MNPLTLVLDEFIQPISDTAPTGTDPRADVSPTSAYYLLKDIRNSARAKERNALVDDESLLSLAPEWRPVLEQVPQALKTSGKDLEFVAWLIEALCRLHGFEGLAFGFNLGAELIERYWQDLYPTPDPGDLSERLAPLIGLNGIESEGSLIQPIKAILITGGSSEEPFASWQYEQALEVDRLDSEKQQKRFEVGAVSLEAVQISIKETSADFYVKLNRDVDAAISAFGRLSSAMDSAMAGEPQPTSYISKALAGCANHIKSIAKDILSQAAADEVDPEQAEVTNKEEANVSPLDIAAAACALEQLNSREQAIKNLDHIAEFFRKTEPHSPMSYAIEQVIRWSELSLPELLQELIVDGEARNGFFKLSGIKIDD, from the coding sequence TTGAATCCCCTGACTCTTGTACTTGACGAATTTATTCAACCGATCTCGGATACGGCTCCAACCGGTACAGATCCGCGTGCGGATGTTTCCCCGACCTCGGCTTATTACCTGCTTAAAGACATACGCAACAGCGCCCGGGCGAAAGAGCGAAATGCCCTGGTAGACGATGAAAGTTTGTTATCCCTGGCTCCAGAGTGGCGGCCGGTTTTAGAGCAGGTGCCGCAGGCATTAAAAACCTCAGGCAAAGACCTTGAATTTGTTGCCTGGCTGATCGAAGCCTTATGCCGCTTACATGGTTTTGAAGGGCTGGCTTTTGGCTTTAATCTTGGCGCCGAGCTGATTGAACGTTATTGGCAAGACCTCTATCCGACTCCTGATCCCGGCGACCTGTCCGAGCGCCTTGCCCCCCTTATCGGCCTTAACGGCATTGAAAGCGAAGGTTCGCTGATCCAGCCGATCAAAGCCATTTTGATCACCGGGGGCAGCAGCGAAGAGCCTTTTGCCAGCTGGCAATATGAACAGGCCCTTGAAGTGGATCGCCTCGACAGTGAAAAACAGCAAAAACGTTTTGAAGTAGGGGCCGTGTCTTTAGAAGCGGTGCAAATCAGTATCAAGGAAACGTCGGCAGATTTTTATGTGAAGTTAAACCGGGATGTCGATGCGGCGATCTCGGCTTTCGGGCGTTTATCATCGGCCATGGACAGCGCCATGGCAGGAGAGCCGCAACCCACCAGTTATATCAGCAAAGCCCTGGCCGGCTGTGCAAACCATATCAAAAGCATTGCCAAAGATATTCTCAGTCAGGCGGCAGCCGATGAGGTAGACCCCGAGCAAGCAGAGGTGACCAACAAAGAAGAGGCCAATGTCAGTCCGCTGGATATTGCTGCCGCTGCTTGTGCCCTTGAACAATTAAATAGCCGGGAACAGGCGATTAAAAACCTGGACCATATTGCCGAGTTTTTCCGTAAAACCGAGCCCCATTCCCCTATGTCTTATGCCATAGAGCAAGTGATCCGCTGGAGTGAGCTGAGTTTACCCGAATTACTTCAGGAGCTGATTGTCGATGGTGAAGCCCGTAATGGTTTCTTTAAATTATCCGGGATCAAAATCGACGATTAA
- the tssB gene encoding type VI secretion system contractile sheath small subunit, translating into MGIHDKLKRVRKPRVHITYDVETEGAVVKKELPFVIGVAGDFSGHNTQDLKPLKDRRFVQIDRDNFDDILKRMNPTLDIAVDNTLSEDENSQLKVALSFNSLQDFEPAAIVNQVEPLKKLMDTRNKLRDLMTKVDRSEDLENILEDVLSNTTSLDQLADELDLKGDQE; encoded by the coding sequence ATGGGTATACATGACAAATTAAAAAGGGTTCGAAAACCCCGGGTTCACATCACTTATGATGTGGAAACCGAGGGAGCCGTAGTGAAAAAAGAATTGCCTTTTGTTATCGGGGTCGCCGGAGATTTTAGTGGTCATAATACCCAAGATCTTAAACCCCTTAAGGACAGGCGTTTTGTGCAAATCGACCGCGATAATTTTGATGATATCCTTAAACGCATGAACCCGACCCTGGATATTGCCGTTGATAATACCCTGAGTGAGGATGAAAACTCCCAGTTAAAAGTCGCGTTAAGTTTTAATTCACTGCAGGACTTTGAACCGGCGGCAATCGTCAACCAGGTTGAGCCTTTGAAAAAACTTATGGATACGAGAAATAAACTCAGGGACCTGATGACCAAGGTAGACAGATCCGAAGACCTTGAAAATATTCTCGAAGATGTCCTGAGTAACACCACAAGCTTAGATCAGCTGGCGGATGAACTTGATCTGAAAGGGGACCAGGAATGA
- the tssC gene encoding type VI secretion system contractile sheath large subunit codes for MTTETETLSQEGSQSGESLSILGQAIDATKQTDSSRAEELIRSLTEEALKGTVKWNKNLTVTFNQAIKVIDETISKQLSAIMHHDEFQKLEGSWRGLNHTVQNSETNATLKIRMMSLSKKELHKDLSKAVEFDQSQIFKKIYEAEFGTPGGEPYGALVGDYEFTNHPEDIETLSLMSNVAAAGFCPFISASGASLFGFDDWTELSKPRDLEKVFESLEYTKWRSFRDSDDSRFVTLTMPRVLARLPYGQATKVVEEFSFEEFDLDETGTRSVTTAHDDYCWMNAAYAMATNMAQAFSQYGFCTAIRGAEGGGKVEGLPAHVFTSDDGDPDLMCPTEIGITDRREAELSKLGFLPLCHYKHTDYAVFFGSQSCQKPKVYDSHDATANAAISARLPYLMATSRFAHYLKVMARDKIGSFMEAEDVESWLNRWILSFVNASEGGGQEIRAKYPLADAKVQVKEIPGQPGSYNAVAWLRPWLQMEELTASLRLVAKIPSVG; via the coding sequence ATGACTACAGAAACCGAAACACTCAGCCAGGAAGGCAGCCAAAGTGGTGAAAGCCTCTCTATCCTGGGACAGGCCATAGATGCCACCAAACAAACCGACAGTTCAAGGGCCGAGGAGCTGATCCGCTCATTAACCGAGGAAGCGTTAAAAGGTACGGTAAAATGGAATAAAAACCTGACGGTGACCTTTAACCAGGCGATCAAGGTGATTGATGAAACCATTTCCAAGCAGCTCTCGGCCATTATGCACCATGATGAATTCCAGAAACTCGAAGGCAGCTGGCGCGGCCTGAACCATACGGTGCAAAACTCGGAAACCAATGCGACCTTAAAAATTCGCATGATGAGCCTGAGTAAAAAAGAATTACATAAAGACTTAAGTAAGGCGGTGGAGTTTGACCAAAGCCAGATCTTTAAAAAGATCTACGAAGCGGAATTCGGCACCCCGGGAGGCGAGCCTTATGGCGCCCTGGTCGGTGATTATGAGTTTACCAACCACCCGGAAGACATTGAAACCCTGTCGTTAATGTCAAACGTTGCCGCCGCCGGTTTTTGCCCCTTTATCTCCGCTTCCGGCGCTTCTTTGTTTGGTTTTGACGACTGGACCGAGTTAAGCAAACCCAGGGATCTGGAAAAAGTCTTCGAATCGCTGGAATACACCAAATGGCGCTCGTTCAGGGACAGTGATGATTCGCGTTTTGTGACCTTGACCATGCCCAGGGTACTGGCCCGCTTGCCTTATGGCCAGGCGACCAAAGTGGTGGAAGAATTCAGCTTTGAAGAGTTTGATCTCGATGAAACCGGCACCCGCTCGGTCACCACGGCCCATGATGATTACTGCTGGATGAATGCCGCTTATGCCATGGCCACCAACATGGCCCAGGCGTTTAGCCAGTATGGTTTTTGTACTGCCATTCGCGGCGCGGAAGGCGGCGGCAAGGTTGAAGGTTTGCCGGCCCATGTCTTTACCAGTGACGACGGCGATCCGGATCTGATGTGTCCCACCGAAATCGGCATTACCGACCGCCGTGAAGCCGAACTGAGTAAGTTGGGATTCTTGCCGTTATGCCACTATAAACATACCGATTACGCGGTGTTTTTCGGCTCCCAGTCCTGTCAGAAACCTAAGGTCTACGACAGCCACGATGCCACCGCCAATGCCGCAATTTCCGCGCGCCTGCCTTATCTGATGGCGACGTCGCGTTTTGCCCATTACTTAAAAGTGATGGCCCGGGATAAAATCGGCAGCTTTATGGAAGCCGAAGATGTCGAGTCCTGGCTTAACCGCTGGATCTTATCCTTTGTCAATGCTTCCGAGGGCGGCGGTCAGGAAATTCGGGCGAAATATCCGTTGGCGGATGCCAAGGTCCAGGTCAAGGAAATCCCCGGCCAGCCCGGCTCCTACAATGCCGTGGCCTGGTTACGTCCCTGGCTGCAAATGGAAGAGCTTACCGCCTCCTTGCGTTTAGTGGCCAAGATCCCCAGCGTGGGTTAA
- the tssC gene encoding type VI secretion system contractile sheath large subunit — protein MTVDSISFVDDEIFQQASVSGAVPVRGEKLKNRQLLERFLRETDTLKSLLLWLENAAEKLPRFDKKHVLPVLLKAINEIDRQLEQQINSILHHPSFQALEAAWRCLAYVTGQKATFDKGQKVKIKLLDCSWQVLSKDINKAIEFDQSEFFKLIYNNEYDMSGGEPFGVIIGNYHIRHSNRGANGLNSSQAAASHDIDVLKDIARCCAAAFAPFITSVQPSFFGADDFSDLAGHSDFSHFFGEDEYLKWHTLRNMDEARFLGLTLPYILMRAPYLNDGSRSEGFKFKESINNAQQDHLWGNAAFAFAGVLIRAFSESGWFGQIRGMVPGEKKKGLVCDLPLCRYETDLYQNSPKPSVNLLVGDRAEKALSDLGFIPLSAVPGSEHLVFYSNASAQKPQQFDSLPACVNAKLSAMLQYILCVSRFAHYLKVLGREKIGSYHSARLCEQELQTWLHQYTTGSDSASDEVRSKYPLHSAKIKVKEMPGKPGHYYSVIQLQPHFQLDQMVSSIKLVTELTPKH, from the coding sequence ATGACGGTGGACAGCATTTCATTTGTTGACGATGAAATCTTTCAGCAGGCCTCTGTGTCTGGAGCTGTGCCTGTGCGTGGGGAAAAATTAAAGAACAGGCAGTTGCTGGAGCGCTTTCTACGCGAAACCGACACCCTTAAATCGCTATTATTGTGGCTGGAAAATGCTGCAGAAAAACTCCCCCGTTTTGATAAAAAGCATGTCTTGCCGGTACTGCTTAAAGCCATCAATGAAATAGACAGGCAATTAGAGCAGCAGATAAACAGTATTCTCCACCATCCAAGCTTTCAGGCGCTGGAGGCTGCCTGGCGCTGCCTGGCTTATGTCACCGGGCAAAAAGCAACGTTTGATAAGGGGCAAAAAGTAAAAATTAAGCTGCTTGATTGTAGCTGGCAGGTGCTGAGCAAAGACATCAATAAAGCGATTGAATTTGATCAGAGTGAGTTTTTCAAACTGATTTACAACAATGAATATGACATGTCCGGCGGCGAACCGTTCGGGGTGATCATAGGAAACTATCATATCCGCCATAGCAACAGAGGCGCTAATGGTTTGAATAGCTCCCAGGCAGCCGCCAGCCATGATATTGATGTGCTCAAAGATATTGCCCGTTGCTGCGCCGCGGCGTTTGCGCCTTTTATCACTTCGGTGCAACCGTCATTTTTTGGTGCCGATGATTTTTCCGATCTCGCCGGTCACAGCGACTTCAGCCATTTCTTCGGCGAGGATGAATATCTGAAGTGGCATACGTTAAGGAATATGGATGAAGCCCGTTTTCTTGGCTTGACTTTACCTTATATTTTAATGCGGGCACCTTATCTTAATGATGGCAGCCGCAGTGAAGGTTTTAAATTTAAAGAAAGTATCAATAATGCCCAGCAAGATCATTTATGGGGCAATGCCGCGTTTGCCTTTGCCGGTGTGCTTATCCGCGCTTTTAGCGAGTCCGGCTGGTTCGGTCAGATCCGCGGTATGGTACCGGGGGAAAAGAAAAAAGGCCTGGTGTGTGACTTGCCTTTGTGCCGTTATGAAACCGATTTATATCAAAACAGCCCTAAGCCGTCGGTGAATTTACTGGTGGGAGACAGGGCTGAAAAGGCATTATCCGACCTGGGCTTTATTCCGCTTTCTGCCGTGCCCGGCAGTGAACATTTAGTGTTTTACTCCAATGCCTCGGCGCAAAAACCGCAACAGTTTGATTCCTTGCCCGCCTGCGTTAACGCGAAATTATCGGCTATGCTGCAATATATCTTATGTGTCTCCAGGTTTGCCCATTACTTAAAAGTGCTGGGGCGGGAAAAAATCGGCTCTTATCATTCTGCCCGCCTGTGTGAGCAAGAGCTGCAAACCTGGCTGCATCAATATACCACGGGCTCAGATTCTGCCTCCGATGAAGTACGCAGCAAATATCCGCTGCACAGCGCGAAAATCAAGGTAAAAGAAATGCCGGGAAAACCCGGCCATTATTATTCCGTTATCCAGCTGCAGCCGCATTTTCAGCTGGATCAAATGGTGTCCAGTATCAAGTTGGTGACCGAATTAACGCCTAAACATTAG
- a CDS encoding type VI secretion system accessory protein TagJ, with translation MKEIKSMLQQGRLTDVISHIETQLRDDPLNVDLKSALVELLCINGELERADQLINAMVQKHPDLIVGASNLRLLIRAAQERQDFLQGQGVPNLFNERDEYLEAFMKLNLEINQGQQGEALQQVCEQLERSRPDTRVKINDSSRKIVRDLDDTLGGFIEIFGTDGKFYIAQLAEVDYVHFKPVSSLLEQVWRRVDLSIKGGPSGEAYLPLVYANSVTDKQKLGRETDWQQLAPEVSRGAGQKMWFVDDKAMAISEVNHINCVSLEGEAE, from the coding sequence ATGAAAGAAATAAAAAGCATGTTGCAGCAGGGACGTTTAACAGATGTGATCAGCCACATTGAAACCCAGCTGCGCGATGATCCTCTCAATGTTGATCTCAAAAGTGCCCTGGTGGAACTGTTGTGTATTAATGGTGAGCTGGAACGGGCGGACCAGTTGATCAATGCCATGGTGCAAAAACATCCTGATCTTATCGTCGGCGCTTCAAACCTGCGTTTGCTGATCCGTGCGGCACAGGAGCGGCAGGACTTTTTACAGGGGCAAGGGGTGCCTAACCTCTTTAACGAAAGAGACGAATATCTGGAGGCCTTTATGAAGCTGAACCTGGAAATCAACCAGGGGCAGCAAGGTGAAGCGCTGCAGCAGGTCTGTGAGCAGCTCGAGCGCAGCAGGCCGGATACCCGGGTCAAGATTAATGACAGCAGCAGAAAAATTGTCAGGGATCTTGATGATACCTTAGGGGGCTTTATCGAAATTTTCGGCACCGACGGCAAATTTTACATCGCCCAGTTAGCCGAGGTGGATTATGTTCATTTTAAGCCGGTGTCTTCTTTGCTTGAACAGGTATGGCGCCGGGTTGACTTAAGTATTAAAGGCGGTCCCAGCGGCGAAGCTTATCTGCCGCTGGTTTATGCCAATAGTGTTACCGATAAACAAAAGCTTGGCCGTGAAACCGACTGGCAGCAACTGGCGCCGGAAGTATCGCGGGGGGCAGGACAGAAAATGTGGTTTGTTGATGATAAGGCAATGGCGATTTCAGAGGTGAATCATATCAACTGTGTCTCCCTTGAGGGCGAAGCAGAATAA
- the tssE gene encoding type VI secretion system baseplate subunit TssE, whose protein sequence is MSQYNRQAIEVSLLDKLIDDNPEQPDIREGHRGVSLEQIRANVRRDLENLLNAKVPWQTWPECYRELDNSLVNYGLQDFSSMAVGSLEGRQLLCQKVADAIKRFEPRFIEVEVETVDNEQPLDRILRLRINALLYADPEPEYISFDSEVEPVNLGMKVQETQL, encoded by the coding sequence ATGAGTCAATATAACCGGCAAGCCATTGAAGTGTCTTTGCTGGATAAACTCATCGATGACAACCCCGAGCAGCCGGATATCAGGGAAGGGCACCGCGGCGTCAGCTTAGAGCAGATCCGCGCCAATGTCAGGCGGGATCTGGAAAATTTGCTTAATGCCAAAGTGCCCTGGCAAACCTGGCCGGAATGTTACCGGGAATTGGACAATTCTTTGGTGAACTATGGCCTGCAGGACTTTTCCAGCATGGCGGTGGGCAGCCTGGAAGGGCGGCAATTATTATGTCAGAAAGTGGCGGATGCCATTAAAAGGTTTGAGCCGCGCTTTATCGAAGTGGAAGTGGAGACCGTGGATAACGAGCAGCCCCTGGACCGTATCTTGAGGTTGCGTATCAATGCCCTGTTATATGCCGATCCAGAGCCGGAATATATCAGCTTTGATTCTGAGGTGGAGCCGGTGAACTTAGGCATGAAAGTGCAGGAAACTCAGCTGTGA
- the tssF gene encoding type VI secretion system baseplate subunit TssF: MNEDLLKYYNRELAFIRHMGAEFASKYPKLAGRLRLSDEQVEDPHVSRLIEAFSLLTAQIRQKLDDSFPELTQALLGQLYPDYQAPIPSMTIIKMITENVSTTGITLPKGTKVDTRVEGMKTCHFRSCYDTELWPLEVEQASFQNAPFTAPEPVWQQQPKAVIKLSLATEFEEVSMPGLGVKRLRFYLNGQPHQSLLLYQLLFEHCLGLAIVPSGQIEQAKYLQPRHIKAVGFDDEHKVIPYSQRTLSGYRLLVENFIFPEKFLFFELDELGSFWSGIGNKCDIYLYLKQGSEDLEKQVAAGHFLLGCTPVINLFEQELEPVRLEPSLYEYKLAPRYLDAEVAEIINIGEVTAYDPKDNKVSISPFYGETHPAYLDQNRMFWHINRQASSWAGGFAEQGTEVYLSLVDHEFKGFTAPDEYGTWLLSINALCSNRNLPAHLPFGTDEPKMFVPSRADIIKQVKCLSAPTMPVRAALDDASRWQLVSHLSLEHFSGPDALKTLKETLKLYDFKSSPENKTLIENITKVTITSATARVNQQGRISFCNGSEIELVFAGDHYGGSGVFFFCTILDHFFAQYAAINSFTRLSVRFKEQEGIYHTWPSRAGRRPLL, encoded by the coding sequence TTGAACGAAGACTTGCTGAAATATTACAACCGTGAATTGGCCTTTATCCGTCATATGGGGGCCGAATTTGCCAGTAAATACCCTAAGCTGGCGGGACGGCTGCGATTAAGTGACGAGCAGGTGGAAGATCCGCATGTCTCCAGGCTCATTGAAGCCTTCTCTTTGCTGACGGCGCAAATCCGGCAGAAATTAGACGACAGTTTTCCGGAATTAACCCAGGCGTTGCTTGGCCAGCTTTATCCGGATTACCAGGCGCCGATCCCTTCGATGACCATTATTAAAATGATCACCGAAAATGTCTCCACCACAGGCATTACCCTGCCTAAAGGCACTAAGGTGGATACCCGGGTCGAGGGCATGAAAACCTGTCATTTTCGCAGTTGTTACGACACCGAACTCTGGCCGCTGGAAGTAGAGCAAGCCAGTTTTCAAAATGCGCCTTTTACTGCCCCTGAGCCTGTCTGGCAGCAACAACCCAAAGCGGTGATCAAGCTTTCCCTGGCCACGGAATTTGAAGAAGTGTCTATGCCCGGTTTGGGGGTCAAGCGCTTGCGTTTTTACCTTAACGGCCAGCCCCACCAGAGTTTGTTGTTATACCAGCTGTTATTCGAGCATTGTCTTGGCCTGGCCATAGTGCCGTCAGGACAAATAGAGCAGGCTAAATATCTGCAGCCAAGGCATATTAAAGCCGTGGGTTTTGATGATGAGCATAAGGTTATTCCTTACAGCCAGCGAACCTTGTCCGGCTACCGTTTATTGGTGGAGAATTTTATCTTTCCGGAAAAATTCTTATTTTTTGAACTGGATGAACTGGGCAGCTTTTGGAGCGGAATTGGAAATAAATGCGATATCTATCTTTATTTGAAACAAGGCTCTGAAGATTTGGAAAAACAGGTCGCTGCCGGTCACTTTTTACTTGGTTGTACCCCGGTGATCAACTTATTTGAACAGGAGCTGGAACCGGTCAGGCTGGAGCCGAGTTTATATGAATATAAACTTGCCCCCAGGTATCTCGATGCCGAAGTGGCGGAAATCATCAATATCGGTGAGGTCACGGCTTACGATCCCAAAGACAACAAGGTCAGCATCAGTCCTTTTTACGGCGAAACCCATCCCGCCTATTTAGATCAAAACCGTATGTTCTGGCATATCAACCGCCAGGCGTCGAGCTGGGCCGGGGGCTTTGCCGAGCAGGGCACAGAGGTCTACCTGTCTTTGGTGGATCATGAATTTAAAGGTTTTACCGCCCCGGATGAATACGGCACCTGGCTATTGAGTATCAATGCGCTGTGCAGCAACCGTAACTTACCCGCCCACCTGCCGTTTGGCACCGATGAGCCGAAAATGTTTGTCCCCTCAAGGGCCGATATTATCAAGCAGGTGAAATGCCTGTCGGCCCCGACCATGCCGGTAAGGGCGGCGCTTGATGATGCCAGCCGCTGGCAGCTGGTCAGCCATTTATCGCTGGAGCACTTTAGCGGGCCGGATGCCTTAAAGACATTAAAAGAAACATTAAAGCTTTATGACTTTAAGAGTTCGCCGGAAAATAAAACCCTGATTGAAAATATCACCAAAGTTACCATCACCAGCGCCACCGCCAGGGTGAACCAGCAAGGACGCATCAGTTTTTGCAACGGCAGCGAGATTGAGCTGGTTTTTGCCGGGGATCATTATGGCGGCAGCGGAGTATTTTTCTTTTGTACCATACTGGACCATTTCTTTGCCCAGTATGCGGCAATCAACAGCTTTACCCGTTTAAGCGTGCGCTTTAAGGAGCAGGAAGGTATTTATCATACCTGGCCATCCCGGGCAGGCAGGAGGCCGTTGTTATGA
- the tssG gene encoding type VI secretion system baseplate subunit TssG — MSIDALIKDPSAFDFYQAVYTLQRQLAGEKQQFRKVGFDSLPKHELIRFKSEQHLGFPGQAIAAIKQAGTDEQDNISVDMLVSFMGLTGPSGILPRHYSELILQRLKFKDTGMRDFYDVFNHRLISLFYRAWEKYRFAINFQNANCQRENGSKNNDKSQSDPFSQVLARLSGGEGVNQYYAGLFSKKIRSSDGLQQILSEFTRAKVRIEQFQGKWQYLPGSEQTRLGSRQQPEGQYARLGLDASIGSRVWDINSSIAIHLTPEAGQAVKDFLPGESSAELVKQVIKRYLGNAVKVKILLHIKQRDVPPVQLSGAGVPLGMGCGLLSRAEKENKPCTLSLS; from the coding sequence ATGAGCATAGATGCGTTAATTAAAGACCCCTCCGCTTTTGACTTCTACCAGGCGGTATATACCCTGCAGCGCCAGCTGGCGGGAGAAAAGCAGCAGTTCAGGAAAGTCGGCTTTGATAGTTTGCCAAAACATGAGCTGATCCGTTTTAAGTCAGAGCAGCATCTGGGTTTTCCCGGGCAGGCGATAGCGGCGATAAAACAGGCGGGCACCGACGAGCAAGATAATATCAGTGTCGATATGCTGGTTTCTTTTATGGGCTTAACCGGCCCGAGCGGGATCTTACCCCGGCATTACAGCGAGCTTATTTTGCAGCGGCTGAAATTTAAAGATACCGGTATGCGTGACTTTTACGATGTCTTTAACCACAGGCTGATTTCCCTGTTTTACCGGGCCTGGGAAAAATATCGTTTTGCCATTAATTTCCAGAATGCGAATTGTCAGAGGGAAAATGGCAGTAAAAACAATGATAAAAGTCAATCGGATCCTTTTAGCCAGGTATTGGCCCGTTTAAGCGGCGGTGAGGGGGTCAATCAATATTATGCCGGGCTTTTCAGTAAAAAAATTCGCAGCAGCGACGGTTTGCAGCAAATATTATCGGAATTTACCCGCGCTAAAGTGCGTATCGAACAATTTCAGGGCAAATGGCAATACCTGCCGGGCAGTGAACAAACACGCCTTGGCTCCCGTCAACAACCGGAAGGCCAGTATGCCCGTTTAGGTCTTGATGCCAGTATCGGTAGCCGGGTATGGGATATTAATTCTTCTATTGCCATCCACCTTACCCCGGAGGCGGGGCAGGCGGTGAAGGATTTTTTACCCGGTGAAAGCAGCGCCGAATTGGTAAAACAAGTGATAAAGCGTTATCTGGGCAATGCCGTTAAAGTAAAAATTTTGCTGCATATTAAACAGCGGGATGTGCCGCCGGTGCAGTTATCGGGGGCCGGTGTGCCTCTGGGTATGGGCTGTGGTTTATTGAGCCGTGCGGAAAAAGAAAACAAGCCTTGTACCTTATCCCTGTCCTGA